In Ignavibacteriales bacterium, the genomic stretch GCCGCTTAATTTTACAGGATTGATTTTTACAAAACTTGATGAGTCGGCTGCGTTTGGAAATATCTTAAATGTTTCCAGCAAAGTGGAAACACCAATTAAGTTTTTAACAAATGGACAGGTAATTCCTGATGATATTATTGCTGCGGATTCTGATTTTATTGCTAAGATGATTTTTACAGGCAATATCAAATAGTTTAATCCGATTGAATTGCAGAATAATGAAATCCGTTTGAAAGATAAGATGATCTATTTTCAGAATTTATTTTTTACGTAAGACAAAAAGATGCTTGGACAGGCGCAAAGAATATTCGAATTAAAAAATTCCTTGGTGGAACCTAAAAATCCATCACGGAGTACTCCAATTATTTCATTTACTTCCGGTAAAGGGGGAACAGGAAAATCGTTTCTTTGTCTTAATGTTGCTTACCAGCTTGCGCAATTAGGCAAAAAAGTATTGGTGGTGGATTTTGATCTGAACTTTTCTAACGTTCACGTTATGCTAAATATAATTCCAGAAAAAACCCTATTCGAATTCTTTTCATCGGAATGTCTTTTGAATGAGTTGATTTATAAGTATGACAAAAAGCTGGAATTTATTTTTGGATTTTCCGGATTTGAACCAAGAAGAGTTACTGATAACAGCATTCAGTACTTCTGGAATCAGCTTAATCTGATCGCTTCTGAATACGACTTTGTTTTTATAGATGTTTCATCCGGTGCAAATGAAGATACTCTGGAAATTCTATCACAATCAGATTACTGCATAGTGGTTGCAAATCCGGAACCCACTGCAACTATGGATGCTTACGCAATCATCAAACTATTAAATTCATCTGAAGGAAAAAATAATATCAAGATTGTTATTAACAAGTATTTTAGCCAGGAAGATGCTGAAATTGCATTTGAGAATCTGGAAAAAGCAGTTAGTCATTTTCTTAAACAGGAAATTTCGTTGCTTGGATCAGTCAGTTTCGATCCGGAAATTGTTAAATCAATTATGACGCAGGAAATTTTTCTTTCTCATCATTTAAATACACAATCAGCAAATCAAATCCAGTTAATTGCACAAGGATTACTAAATATTAGGCAGGTGGCTAATAATAACCAGCGTTGATTTTCCAGCCTTCCAATAGTCCATCAAAGGCTACTTATTTCAATAAAAATCCCATTAGATAATTACACTTAGCTGGTATAGTGTTTGCCCTTTAACATCCAGGAGTAAATATGTATAAAATTGTAATTGAAATCGGACTTTTAATTTTTTTCTTATCGATAATAATTTTTATGCAGCAGGGAATATTGCTGGAGACTGTTCTGTTCCGGTCACTTGTAATTTTTATAGTTGTTACAGTGATGATGAGTTTGTTAATGATAACCTTTATCAAGGCAATCAATAAAAGTTTTTTAAAAAAAGAAAAATTATCAAATCAAAATTAGGCTGGTGAAATAGCATGGATAATAACGAATTATGGGGTTCGTATAAAAGCAATCCCAATCCCGACATAAAAAAACAAATCGTTTTAAGATATTCAAACCTGGTTCACTATGTTATTCAACACTCAAGGTTTCCGCACCCAAGTGTAATAGAAGACAGAGATTTTTACCAGTTTGGAATTGAAGGATTGTTTGAAGCAATTGATAAATTCGATCCGAATTACGGGACAAAGTTTGAAACTTATGCTATCCCGCGCATTAAAGGAAAAATAATTGATGAAATTAGAAAGTTACAGATTAAACCGCGTTCAGACTCTCCGGATGATATTAAATATGTAAATGTATCGCTTAATGATGAAGTGCCAGGAGAAGAAGGATTTCCTTTATATGAAACTATTGCATCAGATGCTAAGACTCCGTCCGATATTCTTGATAAGAATGAAGAAAAATTAATGCTGTTAGAAGCTCTAAAAAAATTGAACGAAAGAGACAGACTATTGCTTACTCTTTATTATTATGAAAATCTTAATTACCAGGAAATTGCAGAAGTTCTGAATATTTCAGTTTCCCGGGTTTCGCAAATACATTCCAAGGTAATAACAAAACTAAGAAGCGATTTAAAGTATCAATATGCTTGATCAAGAATTAAGAATAGAAAAAACTAAAAATATACTTTCAAAGATATATAATCTTCCTGCACTTCCGTTTATAATAGAAGAAGTAAATCAGATAATTGAAAATCCAAAATCAAGTGCAGCGCAGCTTAGCCAGGTAATTTCCCGGGATCCCGGACTTTCTATTAAAATTCTTTCTGTTGCAAACTCACCGTTGTATGGTTTTCCGCGGAGAGTATCAACGATAGATTTTGCAATAATTATTCTTGGCTTTAATCATATAAAAAATATTACAATTGCTTTTTCAATAATGGATTCTTTCAACAATTTCAAGAATTTACATTTCGATCAAAAGAGATTCTGGATCCATTCCTTGATGACAGCTACAGCGGCAAAAAGATTATCGCAGGATTTAGGTTACCGATATGGTGGTGAGGCATTTACCGCAGGATTGCTTCACGATTTGGGGATACCGGTTATTTGTAAATATTTTGGAAAAGATTTTATTCAAATAGTTGAATTAGTAGATACCACAGGCTTAAGTTACGTTGAAGCTGAGCAGCAAGTTCTTGGTGCCACTCATAGAGAAATTGGTCATTATTTAATTGAGAAATGGAATTTACCCCAAACGCTTGCCGATGTAATTCTTCATCACAATAATCCATCAGAATCGGAAGAAAGCCCGATTTTAACATCATTAGTTCACCTTGCTGATTATATGACAAATTTCCTGAAGTATGGTGAGTACGATTGGGATGAAGGATATGTTTTAGACAAAAGTGTAATTGAAATACTAAACCTTGGTAATGAACAATATCTTGAAAATTTCGTTTTAAGTTACAAAGAGCTTTTTCAGAATCAAATGGACTCATTAATTTTTTAACAAAATAATTAAGTTTTATGGAAACACAAGTTTATTTAGAAAAGAGAAGAAAGACCGAAAAACTGTTAGACAATATTTACTCGCTTCCGGTAATTTCTGAGGTAATGTATCAAACAGCAAAAATGCTTGATGATCCGGCTACTTCAACCACTAAGCTGGCAAAGATGATTGGTCAGGATCAAGGCTTAGCCACTAAGCTGCTTTCGATTGCCAACTCTCCGCTTTATGGATTGCCGCGCAAAGTTGCTACAATCGATTTTGCAATTCTGGTAATTGGTTACCAGGATATAAAAAATATTCTAATCAGTCTTTCGATGATGGAAGCATTTAAAATTAAGAATGATGAAAATCTTAATTACCACGATCTCTGGTTGCATTCTTTCCTTACAGGAACGCTTGCAAGAAGAATATCGCTCGATATGGGATTCAATTTTGGCGGTGAAGCTTTTGTTGCTGGATTGCTACACGATATGGGAATTTCTGTCATTCACAAATATTTCCAATCAATATTCTTAAAAGTTGTGCAGTACACAAAAACCGGAGAAAAAAGTTTTCTTGAAGCAGAATTTGATGAGCTTGGATTAACACATCAGGAAATCGCAAAATTCCTGGCGGAAAAATGGAATCTTCCTTCATCTTTATGTGACGCAGTTTTATACCACCACGCACCTAATAAAGCTTTCGTTAATAAAGAACTGGTAGCAGTAGTTCATCTTTCTGACTATGCTATTAACAGCTTTAAGTTAAAAAGCTTTTTCTGGGAGAATGATATTTATTTGGATCCGAATGTTGTTGAGATACTAAGATTTAAAGATTCGGAACATTTGCAAAATTTTGTGATTAGTTATGAAGATGCTGCAAGAGAAGAAGTTAAGTTGATTAAGTTCTAAATGTGACCATTGGAGATTTAATAAGCTCCAATAAATTTTAGTAAGGTCCTGATGAAAGTATTAAGAGAAAATAACGTTGAATATTATCCTTTCTATAAATTCCTGGAAGATTTATCGAGCAACTATGGTTTAGATAAGAAGACCGGAAATTCGCTCCTCAATTATTCCAATAATAAAGGTGAATCAAATTATTTTGAAAAATATAATTATGTATTCAATGTTCTAACTTCATTTGAAAAGGAAACATTGAACCTTAGCGATATAAAAAAGATATTAAATGTATTTAATGACTCACTAAAAAAAATTCTTCCTACTAAAGAAAGCAGTTTACTTTTTTTTGATACAATTTTTTCTACTTTGACTCCTCTCGAAAAGAAAAAGGATTTGCTTACCAATTCCACAATGAACAGTTATTATAAAGAAGGCATTTTAAATAATATTTTCGATACAAAACTTTCGACTGTTATACCATTATTAAGCAGTTACCAAAATGATGGACCAAAATTCAACTTTCTGATAGTTCCGATATTTGAAGAAAA encodes the following:
- a CDS encoding AAA family ATPase; the protein is MLGQAQRIFELKNSLVEPKNPSRSTPIISFTSGKGGTGKSFLCLNVAYQLAQLGKKVLVVDFDLNFSNVHVMLNIIPEKTLFEFFSSECLLNELIYKYDKKLEFIFGFSGFEPRRVTDNSIQYFWNQLNLIASEYDFVFIDVSSGANEDTLEILSQSDYCIVVANPEPTATMDAYAIIKLLNSSEGKNNIKIVINKYFSQEDAEIAFENLEKAVSHFLKQEISLLGSVSFDPEIVKSIMTQEIFLSHHLNTQSANQIQLIAQGLLNIRQVANNNQR
- a CDS encoding HDOD domain-containing protein — encoded protein: METQVYLEKRRKTEKLLDNIYSLPVISEVMYQTAKMLDDPATSTTKLAKMIGQDQGLATKLLSIANSPLYGLPRKVATIDFAILVIGYQDIKNILISLSMMEAFKIKNDENLNYHDLWLHSFLTGTLARRISLDMGFNFGGEAFVAGLLHDMGISVIHKYFQSIFLKVVQYTKTGEKSFLEAEFDELGLTHQEIAKFLAEKWNLPSSLCDAVLYHHAPNKAFVNKELVAVVHLSDYAINSFKLKSFFWENDIYLDPNVVEILRFKDSEHLQNFVISYEDAAREEVKLIKF
- a CDS encoding HDOD domain-containing protein is translated as MLDQELRIEKTKNILSKIYNLPALPFIIEEVNQIIENPKSSAAQLSQVISRDPGLSIKILSVANSPLYGFPRRVSTIDFAIIILGFNHIKNITIAFSIMDSFNNFKNLHFDQKRFWIHSLMTATAAKRLSQDLGYRYGGEAFTAGLLHDLGIPVICKYFGKDFIQIVELVDTTGLSYVEAEQQVLGATHREIGHYLIEKWNLPQTLADVILHHNNPSESEESPILTSLVHLADYMTNFLKYGEYDWDEGYVLDKSVIEILNLGNEQYLENFVLSYKELFQNQMDSLIF
- a CDS encoding sigma-70 family RNA polymerase sigma factor, with protein sequence MDNNELWGSYKSNPNPDIKKQIVLRYSNLVHYVIQHSRFPHPSVIEDRDFYQFGIEGLFEAIDKFDPNYGTKFETYAIPRIKGKIIDEIRKLQIKPRSDSPDDIKYVNVSLNDEVPGEEGFPLYETIASDAKTPSDILDKNEEKLMLLEALKKLNERDRLLLTLYYYENLNYQEIAEVLNISVSRVSQIHSKVITKLRSDLKYQYA